CGATCCAGTCCGGCCACCTCGACGTCGGACTCGACGACCCGGCACCGGTGCCCGAATGGCAAGGGGACGACGACCCCCGCCGGGAGATCCGCATCCGCGACCTCCTGAACATGAGTTCGGGGCTGGATTTCCTGAACCTGGGCTCGGATCCGGTGCTCCGCTGGACGCATGCGCACGAACACTCCCGGATCTACTTCGAGGGGATCGACGTGTTCGAGCACGCGATCGACCAGCCCATGGACCGCGCGCCGGGGGAGATCTTCCGCTACCGGAACTCGGACCCTCTCACGGCGACGCGCATCGTGCGGCAGGCCGTCGAGGCGCGCGGAGAGGACTGGCTCACCTACCCGCAGCGCATCCTGTTCGACCGCATCGGGGCGCGGAACTACGTCCTCGAGACGGATGCCTGGGGCAACTTCATCATCACCGGCTACGACTACGGGAGCGCGTGGGACTGGGCGAGGTTCGGCCTCCTCCACCTGTGGGACGGCGTGTGGCCGACCCCGGACGGCGGGTCCGACCGCATCCTCCCCGAGGGGTGGGTGGACTTCGTCAGCACGCCCGCTCCCGGTGCGGAGCTCCTCAACTACGGCGGATTGTTCTGGGTGAATCGCGGCGGAGCGTTTCCGAGGGCCCCGGAAGATGCCTACTGGGCGGCGGGAGCCATGGGGCAGTACACGGCCATCATCCCGTCCCGGGACCTCGTGGTCGTCCGGCTGGGACCGAGCCCTGGCGACCACGGAGCGTACATGTCCGACATTATCGGAGAGGTGACCGCGGCAATCGACCGGTAGCTGTCCGTCATCGTAATGTGTAGGCCCGTTCCCCCTCAGCCCCGGGGGCGTCGTCCACTTCCCGTCTCCAGGAGGATCTCGTGTACTCCGTGACCCGTTTCCGGAAGCTGCTCCCCGTTCTCCTCTTCCTCCTCAGCCCCGTTTCGATCCTGGCGCAGGACTCCGGGGGAGGACTCCCCTCAATCGAGGACAAGACGGCCTCGATGCGGGCCATCGACGGCTTCATCCCCATGTATTGGGATGCCTCGAGCGGAAAACTGTGGCTTGAGATCGCGCGCTGGGACACGGACATCCTCCACGCGACGGGGCTCGCCTCGGGGCTGGGGTCGAACGACATCGGCCTCGACCGGGGGGCGCTCTCCGGCTCGCGCCTCGTGCGTTTCCACCGGGTCGGGCCGAAGGTGCTGCTGATCCAGCCGAACCTCGACTTCCGGGCGAGCAGCACGAACCCGCGCGAGGTGCAGGCGGTGACGGACGCATTCGCCCCGTCGACGCTGTGGGGCTTCACGGCGGCGGCCGAGACGGATGGCCGTGTGCTCGTGGACGCGACGGACTTCTTCGTGCGCGACATGATTAACTGGGCGCAGCGGCTGCGCCCCGGGACGTACCGGTTCGACGCGGGCCGAAGCGCCGTACACCTGCCGATGACGATGGGGTTCCCGGAGAACACGGAGATCGAGGCGTCGCTCACCTTCGTCCGCCAGCCGGGGGGCGGGGGCGGCTTCGGCGGTTTCGGGGGCGGGGGCAGCGCGTTCGAGGGAGTCGGGAACGTGGCGGCGACCGGCGAGGCCGCCACGATCCGTCTCCATCACTCCTTCGTGCAACTGCCGGAGTTGGGGGAGTACACGCCCAGGGCCTTCGATCCCCGGTCCGGCTACGGAGCCATGAGCTTCGCGGACTACTCGGCCCCGCTGGGAGAGGATATGCAGCAGCGGTTCATCCGGCGCCACCGGCTCGAGAAGCGGGACCCGTCGGCGGCCATGAGCGAGCCGGTCGAGCCCATCGTCTACTACCTGGACCCGGGGGCGCCGGAGCCGATCCGGACGGCGCTGCTCGAGGGGGCGCGGTGGTGGAACCAGGCGTTCGAGGCGGCCGGCTTCCGGGATGCGTATCGCGTGGAGATGCTCCCGGACGGCGTGAGTTCGCACGACGTGCGCTACAACGTGATCAACTGGGTGCACCGCTCGACGCGCGGCTGGAGCACGGGCGGTTCCGTCATCGACCCGCGCACGGGCGAGATCCTCAAGGGGGTGGTGACGCTGGGTTCGCTCCGGTGGCGGCAGGACTACCTGATCGCCGAGGGTCTCCTCTCGCCCTATGCCGACGGGGACGAAGCGCCGGCGGACCTGGCGGAGTGGGCGCTGGCGAGGATCCGGCAGCTCTCG
Above is a window of Candidatus Palauibacter polyketidifaciens DNA encoding:
- a CDS encoding serine hydrolase yields the protein MRSTASLSALPRGGAGTLVAAVAFFVPGCAPESDARGETGVEDEAHIRGHVAGMSAHHLCAGVFVVGRDYERSVEEVVAQDIRPFDRFDWQDDFEYAVDFETRTASVSGDGVPTQYAEYNGDQGCTLLPAGFEDVTFEPVVVERLSPDPEATAWPTGNVGAYHDPPPDEVDVAALGAALDWAMAQTEHNTRAVVVIYAGKILGERYAPGFTRNTPQISWSQGKSIASALVGAAIQSGHLDVGLDDPAPVPEWQGDDDPRREIRIRDLLNMSSGLDFLNLGSDPVLRWTHAHEHSRIYFEGIDVFEHAIDQPMDRAPGEIFRYRNSDPLTATRIVRQAVEARGEDWLTYPQRILFDRIGARNYVLETDAWGNFIITGYDYGSAWDWARFGLLHLWDGVWPTPDGGSDRILPEGWVDFVSTPAPGAELLNYGGLFWVNRGGAFPRAPEDAYWAAGAMGQYTAIIPSRDLVVVRLGPSPGDHGAYMSDIIGEVTAAIDR
- a CDS encoding zinc-dependent metalloprotease, with the protein product MTRFRKLLPVLLFLLSPVSILAQDSGGGLPSIEDKTASMRAIDGFIPMYWDASSGKLWLEIARWDTDILHATGLASGLGSNDIGLDRGALSGSRLVRFHRVGPKVLLIQPNLDFRASSTNPREVQAVTDAFAPSTLWGFTAAAETDGRVLVDATDFFVRDMINWAQRLRPGTYRFDAGRSAVHLPMTMGFPENTEIEASLTFVRQPGGGGGFGGFGGGGSAFEGVGNVAATGEAATIRLHHSFVQLPELGEYTPRAFDPRSGYGAMSFADYSAPLGEDMQQRFIRRHRLEKRDPSAAMSEPVEPIVYYLDPGAPEPIRTALLEGARWWNQAFEAAGFRDAYRVEMLPDGVSSHDVRYNVINWVHRSTRGWSTGGSVIDPRTGEILKGVVTLGSLRWRQDYLIAEGLLSPYADGDEAPADLAEWALARIRQLSAHEVGHTLGLIHNYYDSRLGRISVMDYPHPLVTLGDAGELDYSEVYDVDIGEWDKVAIVYGYSEFPEGADEAAELQRILDEAWDEDVILFTNQDINIHARADQWSNGVDAAAELERMMDVRRHSLDRFGEGAIRAGRPIVTVEEALVPLYMHHRYQVDAAASLLGGLEYVYAFRGDGRTPVKRVAGGAQRAALGALARTMRPAELEIPAGVLDLLPPRPPGFGRHREMFPRYTGPAFDAVTPAVVAADHTVSRVLEPSRAARLVQQHALDPSLPGLKEVLTTLVDAVRPEPNETPYRTQLRLAAFRVVVDRIMALADQASMPHVRAIATRSLTDMRAEMAANPPPERDAAFAALVDRDIERFLEKPSAPYEMPGTPSAPPGAPIGEPAMDWLAREAWTAAGPTGWAAQWLGTAPACSADRQNF